In one window of Calditrichota bacterium DNA:
- a CDS encoding diaminopimelate epimerase: protein MINFVKISATGNDFILIDNRNQQLLPEPGWIRRICARRTGAGADGILLLEPSDRLDFSMRYFNADGSEGELCGNGARAIAYFGRMLGLGNGERLTFMTQSGPISARVSGTYVRVSMPMAQDIDLTLQLAEAFGLTSEGFARVGVPHFVVRAHNLADVDVETIGKALRFHPHFSKGTNVNFVDFQDEHTLHIRTYERGVEAETLACGTGSAASAIVGFLKGYVRPPVTVVARGGTLTIDFDSERSSVFLSGTVTVIYSAELQLGKDA from the coding sequence GTGATAAACTTTGTAAAAATCTCAGCAACGGGAAACGATTTCATTCTCATTGACAATCGAAACCAGCAGTTATTGCCCGAACCGGGGTGGATCCGCCGGATCTGTGCCCGGCGCACCGGTGCGGGCGCAGACGGTATTTTGCTTTTGGAGCCGTCGGATCGACTCGATTTTTCGATGCGGTATTTTAACGCAGACGGATCCGAGGGGGAACTCTGCGGTAATGGTGCCCGCGCCATTGCCTATTTTGGCCGGATGCTTGGGTTGGGAAATGGAGAGAGACTCACATTCATGACCCAAAGTGGGCCCATTTCAGCCCGGGTGAGCGGAACGTACGTGCGGGTGTCCATGCCAATGGCACAGGACATCGACCTCACACTTCAGCTGGCTGAGGCATTTGGTCTGACAAGCGAAGGATTTGCCCGGGTAGGGGTACCGCATTTTGTGGTCAGGGCTCATAATCTGGCCGATGTGGATGTGGAAACAATCGGGAAAGCCCTGCGTTTTCACCCGCATTTTTCAAAGGGAACAAACGTCAATTTTGTTGATTTTCAAGATGAACACACACTTCACATCCGAACTTACGAGAGGGGGGTTGAGGCTGAAACTCTGGCGTGTGGAACCGGCTCTGCCGCGTCGGCTATTGTAGGTTTTCTGAAGGGCTATGTCCGGCCGCCGGTTACGGTGGTAGCTCGTGGTGGAACATTGACTATTGACTTTGATTCCGAACGGAGTTCTGTTTTTTTGAGTGGAACGGTTACCGTGATTTACTCCGCTGAACTTCAACTCGGGAAAGACGCATGA